One Arachis hypogaea cultivar Tifrunner chromosome 2, arahy.Tifrunner.gnm2.J5K5, whole genome shotgun sequence genomic window, CTTCACATGTATTTTTTTCCATCCAGAAACGGTGAGTGTTTTTTTGGTATGCTGAAAGTGTTCAACCAACTAGacttcaaaacaaaaaattagttttgGTAAACTGATTGCAACGTACAATGGTGATATTAATGAGACCAATTAGATATTTGTGATTAGATGATACATTTTAAAATAGTATTATTAGCTATAATAACGATAAACTTCCTTCATTTAAATTTATCTCTATgctattatgttttaattataagACAATTGAAGTTTTAGAATAATTGTTcgtttaatattaatataacatTAATACTTTTTTATTGATAATACTCTTGATATAATTGTGAtgattaaataattattactttttaattatttaaaataatttagtttaactatatagaattttataaaatttcaagATATATTAATTATACACAACTCAAAAACTTTgataatactttttttattttcttgtactttaattttttttttcctcctcttcataattaataatattattggatgacaattttttttatatatttttgttggaCATCCTTTTTTTTCAACGCTTTACTATATATTCCATTCTGTTTATCATCCCATGAAAACGAtccttgttaaaaaaaaaaaaaggaaaaaacattattttatatagaaagaaaaaattattggTAAGTGTCTACAACTACATCTCTTGCACCCAAAATTAGGCCACAAAACTAACCACATGGTTTTATATAAAAATGGTTGATCCACTTCTCTGGATTATCTGATTCAATCGGAATAAtctttcttattatttaatttctgtaTCTTTATTCATTACATGTTGAAGATATTCTAACTTCATACACGCATAATAATTAATTGTAGTAAGATATAATCCTACTAATGAAATCTATAATTAggtgaaaaagaattgaatttgagaaaacaaaattaatagGCATGCATGTTAATAATATATGTTATCATACCTTTTCACATGAGTCACATGGAGTTTCTCTTTCAGCATTCTCGtacaaacaaaaacaacaaaaaatgaaTCATTGACGGTTATGGCTAACTACTCATCTGCCTAACGTGTACGGCTTcatctatgtttttattttttatttttggaggaGGTAATTTAAGCATGGTAGCAATTCAGATAAAGAtacttaaaacgtctttttttaaagatattttttagtaattaaaattcaatacatataattgattaaattgtattatttttgtcaaaattagatcagataaATTGATTTAGCCAAAAAATTGGTAAACCAAACTTTGAATCGactaaattaatattctttttttatagaaaatgaacacaataattctattataaaaaatgactaaaatatttttattatatttaatttttgagaactctaaattttaattttataatagtacaGAAATAAGAGAAGGGTTAGAATTTACGGttctcaaaataataataataataataataataataataataataataataataataataataataataataataataataataataataataataataataataataataagagtattttaatcattttttataatagagatattgtagtcattttttataaaagatattAATTTATACTAGTTCAAGATGTAGTTCATTGATTTTTTGGCCAAATCAATTTGTCTGatataattttgacaaaaataacacaatttaatcaattatatgtattgaattttagttaataaaaaatattttaaaaaaatatattttaaacgtTTTTATTTGAGTGACTCCTATTTAAGTATATAAAGTTTAGTTCCATTCAACATTAAAATAGGAAAATATGTCAAAGTCtaaaatctttattatttaaGATATAAGATACAGAacaaaatttttttctcaaattaaaTATCCTCATGGTTTGGTTTatagaaaatatacaaaaaaatgtcCTAAATGGCGGAACTTGAAGATAATCTTTGAGGGCCgacatattaaatttgaaataaaaataaaatacaaggtAACTATAAATTAGTATagtataaaattttaaccaaCTAAACTAATCATACTCTTTGAGATTAATCTACTACTTGACTTTATAAAAGATTCAGAGGGGTCATAATTTTTCATTGTCCATAAGAAACTTTGCCAATATCTAGGattgatacattttttttttacttttttatctaTATATACCTATATATCTCATTTTCAAAcatatatgtttttttaatttctgtgattataacaaaatttccaaatataatattaaatcttGTAAAAGAAGTGTTGACTACAAAACATAATAATTTAGAtgttcaaattatatatatatatatatatatatatatatatatatatatatatatatatatatatatatatatatatatatatatatatataaacaaaaaacatTTTTCACTGTCTCACAAACCTAATTGCATTATTATAGCCTAACTTGGATCATTGCTCTTCATTATATATATCATATCACAATTAGTGCAACTATTAACCTCAAAGTCCTAAGCATTATTTTTTTCCCCACCAACATGGCTAGCTCTATTGTCCTTAAGATAATTTACTTGGCCATGATGATAATGTGCATAATGTTGGGTCAAATTTCATCACTTACACAAGGTGCTCCAATAACATGTGGCAAGATTCGAATCACATTAGCACCATGCCTTTCATACCTTAGGAGAAATGGTGGTAGAGACTTGATCCCTAGAAAATGTTGTCATGGGGTTAAGAAGGTGAACCATGGAACCAAGAACAAACAAGATCGTCAATCTGTTTGCAAGTGCATCAAAAGAACAACTCAGAATGTTAAGGGTCTGAATCTTAAGAAGCTTGCTAATCTTCCTCAAAAGTGTGGAGTTAAATTGCCCTACAAGTTATCCCCTTCCATGGATTGCAACAAGTAATAAAACACTTATCAccaccatcatgcattttcatattatatatattccctacattttttactgaaaattaaataCACAGTTTATATAATtaggaatatatattttttcttagtgTCAATTGATAATATTCTTAATTGTTTATATTATTGAaggaattaacttttttttttaacttaatatcagttaattttttaaaattattatttttttactttaaatatttcAATCCTATTTTTGTCCTAACTTTAAACCCTAGTCCCTAAGAAAATAACGTTTAAAAAAACATtacaataaagaaaaaaaattggtattATGAATATACTAATTTTAGGTTCATTTTGATTGCCTAATGCAGGATTAACTGAGCTTGTAAGGAACTGTGCCTTTGGATTATATTACTTTATTGAAGAAGTTGTCTATCCCTAAATTCCTAAATATAGACTACAAACTAAGATTTGAGATATTGATGAAAGATTCTACAATGTATTGTATCACTTGAAAGTAATAGTTGAATaatgaaataaattattataCTTTCCATCCAATCTCCTTATCCCTCACCATAATAAGTGATAATACTTTAATTGCCTCTTCCTTTtcccaaaataaaaagttatttgGAGGGCGTTATTTAAGCATGTAAAGCTTGGTGTCCATTCAACATTGAAATAGGAAGATATGTCatatctaaattttattattaatataagatACAGATGTTTCTCCAATGTCCTCATGGTGTTATATATATTGATGCACTGAAATGTAAAATATTTAACacagtaatttaattatttttattattttaaattatcatttatacactcaataaaaatacaattatttttatgacat contains:
- the LOC112720066 gene encoding non-specific lipid-transfer protein 1 → MASSIVLKIIYLAMMIMCIMLGQISSLTQGAPITCGKIRITLAPCLSYLRRNGGRDLIPRKCCHGVKKVNHGTKNKQDRQSVCKCIKRTTQNVKGLNLKKLANLPQKCGVKLPYKLSPSMDCNK